In a genomic window of Bos mutus isolate GX-2022 chromosome 6, NWIPB_WYAK_1.1, whole genome shotgun sequence:
- the NKX1-1 gene encoding NK1 transcription factor-related protein 1: MSASGPAAPGDGPALPPPPPAPGPGPAPPAPAAARDAMDGRAEMPAFPRAGAPPLAASDTVPAAPEGAGAARPGPPPRPTSFSVLDILDPNKFNSRRRRCVLLGPVAPAACAPCAPAPAAPGRPPRSEELERRALVAAGAGAGTGAEPPHAGDPCKADEAEANGYSSGGGRRSPSADSGDEAPDDDDDEDEAAGTVRGAEARGGGGGLGARGSGCQGEAEAPSGAVDEAAAPGPRGTSPGVPGPQGAAAAAAPGGAGTASQGAAAAAAKPKRKRTGSDSKSGKPRRARTAFTYEQLVALENKFKATRYLSVCERLNLALSLSLTETQVKIWFQNRRTKWKKQNPGADTSAPTGGGGGAGPGAGPGAGLPGGLSPLSPSPPMGAPLAMHGPAGYPAHGPGGLVCAAQLPFLSSPAVLSPFVLGSQTYGAPAFYAPHL; encoded by the exons ATGAGCGCGAGCGGCCCGGCAGCTCCCGGGGACGGCCCcgcgctgccgccgccgccgccagcgCCAGGCCCAGGGCCCGCACCGCCTGCGCCCGCCGCTGCCCGGGACGCCATGGACGGGCGCGCGGAGATGCCTGCCTTCCCGCGGGCCGGAGCCCCGCCGCTCGCCGCCAGCGACACGGTGCCCGCGGCGCCCGAGGGGGCTGgggcggcccggcccggcccgccgCCGCGCCCCACCTCCTTCTCCGTGTTGGACATACTGGACCCCAACAAGTTCAACAGCAGAAGACGCCGCTGTGTGCTGCTGGGTCCCGTGGCGCCCGCTGCCTGCGCCCCATGTGCCCCGGCCCCCGCCGCCCCGGGACGCCCGCCACGCTCGGAGGAGCTGGAGCGCCGCGCCCTCGTCGCCGCCGGAGCTGGAGCCGGGACCGGAGCTGAGCCGCCGC ACGCCGGCGACCCCTGCAAGGCGGACGAGGCAGAGGCCAACGGCTacagcagcggcggcggccgcCGCAGCCCGAGCGCAGACAGCGGGGACGAAGCGCCCGACGACGACGACGATGAGGACGAGGCGGCGGGGACGGTGCGCGGCGCGGAGGCgcggggaggcggcggcggcctcGGGGCCCGCGGGTCGGGCTGCCAGGGAGAGGCCGAGGCGCCCTCAGGCGCCGTCGACGAGGCCGCGGCCCCGGGTCCCCGCGGGACCTCGCCCGGAGTCCCGGGCCCGCAGGgagccgcggcggcggcggcgcctggGGGCGCAGGGACGGCCTCGCagggagcggcggcggcggccgcgaaGCCCAAGCGGAAGCGCACGGGCTCCGACTCCAAGTCCGGGAAGCCGCGGCGCGCGCGCACCGCCTTCACCTATGAGCAGCTCGTGGCGCTGGAGAACAAGTTCAAGGCGACGCGCTACCTGTCGGTGTGCGAGCGCCTCAACCTGGCGCTGTCGCTGAGCCTCACCGAGACGCAGGTGAAGATCTGGTTCCAGAACCGCCGCACCAAGTGGAAGAAGCAGAACCCGGGCGCCGACACCAGCGCGCCGaccggtggcggcggcggcgcgggcccGGGCGCGGGCCCGGGCGCGGGGCTGCCCGGTGGCCTCAGCCCGCTCAGCCCGTCGCCGCCCATGGGCGCGCCGCTCGCCATGCACGGCCCGGCGGGGTACCCAGCGCACGGCCCCGGCGGCCTGGTGTGCGCCGCGCAGCTGCCCTTCCTGTCGAGCCCGGCGGTGCTCTCGCCCTTCGTGCTGGGCTCGCAGACCTACGGCGCGCCCGCCTTCTACGCACCGCACCTCTGA